The following proteins are encoded in a genomic region of Fusarium oxysporum f. sp. lycopersici 4287 chromosome 1, whole genome shotgun sequence:
- a CDS encoding mitochondrial DNA replication protein YHM2 (At least one base has a quality score < 10), translated as MAATIRTDLPAPIGDKQLEKKPIKFSNLLLGAGLNLFEVTTLGQPLEVVKTTMAANRGDSMAAALGRVWARGGPLGFYQGLIPWAWIEASSKGAVLLFVASEAEYYARVAGASEFGGGILGGVTGGVAQAYATMGFCTCMKTVEITKHKMAASGVKPQSTFQTFAEIYRKEGIRGINKGVNAVAIRQMTNWGSRFGLSRLAEGWIKSLTGKKEGEKLSAGEKVIASALGGGLSAWNQPIEVIRVEMQSKKEDPNRPKKMTVGNTFRYIYETNGVRGLYRGIAPRISLGIWQTVCMVAFGDMAKTYVEKLTGESVTAKH; from the exons ATGGCTGCTACTATCCGTACCGATCTTCCAGCTCCCATTGGGGACAAgcagctggagaagaagcccatcAAGTTCTCCAACTTGCTTCTCGGCGCTGgtctcaacctcttcgaaGTGACCACCCTCGGACAGCCTCTCGAGGTCGTCAAGACCACCATGGCTGCCAACCGAGGTGACAGCATGGCTGCGGCTTTGGGACGCGTCTGGGCCCGCGGTGGTCCCCTGGGCT TCTACCAAGGTCTCATCCCCTGGGCTTGGATTGAAGCTTCCAGCAAGGGCGCCGTccttctcttcgtcgcctCCGAAGCCGAGTACTACGCCCGTGTCGCTGGTGCCTCTGAGTTTGGCGGCGGTATCCTTGGTGGTGTCACTGGTGGTGTTGCCCAGGCTTACGCCACCATGGGTTTCTGCACCTGCATGAAGACGGTCGAGATCACCAAGCACAAGATGGCTGCCTCCGGTGTCAAGCCCCAGTCTACCTTCCAGACCTTTGCTGAGATCTACCGCAAGGAGGGTATTCGTGGCATCAACAAGGGTGTCAACGCTGTCGCTATCCGACAGATGACCAACTGGGGTAGCCGATTCGGCCTCAGCCGTCTCGCTGAGGGTTGGATCAAGTCTCtcactggcaagaaggagggCGAGAAGCTGTCCGCTGGTGAGAAGGTCATCGCCAGTGCTCTTGGTGGTGGTCTCAGCGCCTGGAACCAGCCCATTGAGGTCATCCGCGTTGAGATGCAGAGCAAGAAGGAGGATCCCAACCGTCCCAAGAAGATGACGGTCGGCAACACCTTCAGGTACATTTACGAGACCAACGGCGTCAGGGGTCTTTACCGTGGTATCGCTCCCCGTATTTCTCTTGGTATTTGGCAGACTGTCTGCATGGTTGCTTTTGGCGATAT GGCGAAGACTtatgttgagaagctgaccGGCGAGTCGGTCACCGCTAAGCATTAG
- a CDS encoding citrate synthase, mitochondrial — protein MASVARLSNAALRASLRSTPINGSVFNAVRCYSAKTQTLKERFAELLPEKIEQVKALRKEHGSKVVDKVTLDQVYGGARGIKALVWEGSVLDSEEGIRFRGKTIPECQELLPKAPGGKEPLPEGLFWLLLTGEVPTEQQVRDLSAEWAARSDLPKFVEELIDHCPTDLHPMAQFSLAVTALEHTSSFAKAYAKGINKKEYWGYTFEDSMDLIAKLPNIASRIYQNVFKGGKVAPIQKDKDYSFNFANQLGFADNADFVELMRLYLTIHTDHEGGNVSAHTTHLVGSALSSPFLSLAAGLNGLAGPLHGLANQEVLNWLTEFKKSVGDDLSDKAITDYLWSTLNAGRVVPGYGHAVLRKTDPRYMAQRAFAQEKMPNDPMFKLVSQVYKIAPGVLTEHGKTKNPYPNVDAHSGVLLQYYGLTEANYYTVLFGVSRAIGVLPQLIIDRALGAPIERPKSFSTDKWAELVKKL, from the exons CCTGCGGGCTTCCCTCCGCTCTACTCCTATCAATGGCTCTGTCTTCAACGCCGTTCGATGCTATTCGGCTAAGACTCAG ACCCTGAAGGAGCGATTCGCCGAGTTGCTGCCCGAGAAGATTGAGCAGGTCAAGGCCCTCCGAAA GGAGCATGGTTCCAAGGTCGTCGACAAGGTCACTCTTGACCAGGTCTATGGTGGTGCCCGTGGCATCAAGGCCCTCGTCTGGGAGGGTTCCGTCCTCGACTCTGAGGAGGGTATCCGATTCCGTGGCAAGACCATCCCCGAGTGCCAGGAGCTTCTCCCCAAGGCTCCCGGTGGCAAGGAGCCTCTTCCCGAGG GTCTCTTCTGGCTTCTCCTGACCGGTGAGGTTCCTACTGAGCAGCAGGTCCGCGACCTCTCCGCTGAGTGGGCTGCCCGCTCCGATCTCCCCAAGTTCGTCGAGGAGCTCATCGACCACTGCCCTACCGACCTTCACCCCATGGCTCAGTTCTCTCTGGCCGTCACCGCCCTCGAGCACACCTCCAGCTTTGCCAAGGCTTACGCCAAGGgtatcaacaagaaggagtACTGGGGTTACACTTTCGAGGACTCCATGGACCTCATTGCTAAGCTCCCCAACATTGCTTCTCGCATCTACCAGAACGTCTTCAAGGGCGGAAAGGTCGCTCCCATCCAGAAGGACAAGGATTACTCCTTCAACTTTGCCAACCAGCTTGGCTTCGCCGACAACGCCGACTTCGTTGAGCTCATGCGTCTCTACCTCACCATCCACACCGATCACGAGGGTGGTAACGTCTCTGCCCACACCACTCACCTTGTCGGCAGTGCTCTCAGCTCTCCTTTCCTCTCTCTGGCCGCTGGTCTTAACGGTCTCGCCGGCCCCCTCCACGGTCTTGCTAACCAGGAGGTCCTGAACTGGCTCACCGAGTTCAAGAAGTCTGTCGGTGACGATCTCAGCGACAAGGCCATCACTGACTACCTCTGGTCTACCCTCAACGCCGGCCGTGTCGTCCCCGGTTACGGCCACGCCGTCCTCCGAAAGACTGATCCCCGTTACATGGCTCAGCGCGCTTTCGCCCAGGAGAAGATGCCCAACGACCCCATGTTCAAGCTCGTCTCCCAGGTCTACAAGATTGCTCCTGGTGTCCTCACCGAGCATGGCAAGACCAAGAACCCTTACCCCAACGTTGATGCCCACTCCGGTGTCCTTCTCCAGTACTACGGTCTTACTGAGGCCAACTACTACACCGTCCTCTTCGGTGTCTCTCGCGCCATTGGTGTTCTTCCCCAGCTCATCATCGACCGCGCTCTCGGTGCCCCCATTGAGCGACCCAAGTCCTTCTCCACTGACAAGTGGgccgagcttgtcaagaagctgtaA